The genomic interval ACCTTTTATTCAACAGTTCCAAAGccagaaaaatatataaattctACTTCCTGTCATGACAGTAAGCCTATAACTAATCAGTGACAGATACAGGCAGAGCCAGACCCAGTCACAATCTCACTGACCAGGTCTGATGAGGGCTGGATCCAGGGTTTCTATCCGATTGGTGGCCATGATGACTTTCACGTCTCCCCGTGAGTCGAAGCCATCAAGCTGGTTGAGCAGCTCCAGCATGGTCCTCTGGATCTCCCTCTCACCTCCAGAATTAGAGTCATACctatacatcacacacacacacaaaaacatacatcgGGCATGGGctttaattttaaacatttatggaGTCCACCTTGTTCAGCACACATCTTCAGACACGAGGACTTCAAGCTTGTCCATCATGTAGTCTTGTTGTCATGGACTCACTAAGCCGAGTTGTCTGCAGTCTTTTCCACGTGCAAGCTCATATATTATTTAGCCAGTCGATATTCAACCGAAGTCACAGACAGGCTCATTTATTTACAACAGCCGATATACTACCCAACAACAATGGTGCAATTTTCTTCTGACACGgatgaaaaacagacaaaactttTGATTTAGCATTTTCTTCATTAACTCgcctttctattttttttttttttaaaccaatgtGCACTATGAAATTTGATAATACCAGTTCATGAACAACTTACTGTAAATGATAAATGACTGCTCTGATGCGCCGTTTTAAGTAatccacccgtttacctcttaGTGCCGATGGCGTCAATCTCATCGATGAAGACGATGGAGGGAGCGTGTTCCTCTGCCACCCTGAAGAGCTCTCGGACCAGCTTGGGCCCGTCTCCCAGGTATTTCTGGATCAGCTCTGAACCTACCACACGCAGGAAGGTGGCTGATGTCTGATTGGCTACAGCCTTGGCGAGCAATGTTTTtcctacaacacacacaaacataagtTCAGCATTTCAAAGTATACATTATTTTGAATTAGTGGGGATACAATATCAATTCTCTGACTAGATATTTGAGACATTTTACAGTTAAGAGACATTTAAgactttcagttttattttgaggtCTCTCAGATTGTGTCATTATTGAATGAAAACTCCTGCTGCACCAATATTGCCTCCTAATTTTGGAACATACTGTTTAAACATAAgataatatcatcatcatcctcatttACTTTACTGGCTTAAGtcattttcaaatcatttcCACTATGTAGCACTGATTTTGCACCACTGGGAGGATTCAGGAGGCTGGTTGCTCTCTGCCACTTGTTGTGCTGGTGCCCTTTAAAAAAGGCCACCATGGAATTTGTCAGCAATGTCAAACAGTGGCTTTTACCATCTCACCTCTGgatgtcatttgaaaaagacaaaaaaaagtgactgacaaaaatattaaagaTCAGGTTTCACTTTAACTGTGTACAATTTTGCCAGTGCTGTTATCTGGTATTATCTATGAATAGTTGGAGAGTGTGAACAGAGTTATCACTTTTCTTTAACTTTCATTACAATGGTTGGAAACCACTGCATTGCAGCCAGTGTCTTACAGCAGGGTGGATATTAACAGTTGGAAGGACATTAGCTTCTTAAAATAGTCTTTGTCTTGCTTGGTTTTATTCAAAGAGCCAGTGTTGGTAATATGTTTACTGAAGCACTTACCTGTGCCAGGAGGTCCATACAGGATGACACCTTTGGGAGGCTTAATACCCATCTCTTCATAATACTCTGGATGTGTAAGCGGCAGCTCCACTGACTCCTATTGAACACAAAGGAGCACAATGCAGTcagatggatgatgatgattatgaggAACTAATACAAGAAAGCttgagttttgttttgcttcattgTTTACCATTTTAGAGGGATGGGTGTCTGACATATACAGTCCCTATCTTGCACTGTAGACTATGATTCATGCAGTGACCAAGTATAAATGAGATCTTTGCCGTAACGGGGCTGCTAACAAATACGCTTGTAAGTCGGGCTGTTGCAGTGAAAGAATGTCCAATGCAGCACTAACGGTTTTCCATTAGTGCATATGCATTAAACACAGTGAGATGGCACTGAAAAGTGTCACTTAAAGAGGTTCAAAGCTcttatgaattaaaatgagtGTATGTCCAGTGGACTGTGAGCATAAGTAGTTTAAAAATAGAACTGTCAAGTTGTagagaacagtataaaacagcGCAATGCCAATTAAACAGGAATTGACAGAATACACCATTAAAGCGCGTCAGCTCGTCACTGCACAGCACCACATGTGCAGTTTCCATTGTTTCTGTCCGAATTGTTCTGAATCAAGGGACATCATGTGTTCGATTGTGGTGGTGGCCGTCATCCTCTGTGGTGGTCTTGTTCTTACTTCAGAGTTCCATCTTTGTGGTTCCCGCAACAGCCCTATTAGTAAGTCTGCTAAAATCCCTGCAGTATACTGTACCTTGATCTCCTGGATCTGATTGTCCAGTCCTCCAATGTCAGCATAGGTTTCTTGTGGGGCCTTCTCTACCTTCATCACTGTTACCAAGGGATCAGTGTCGTCCATCAGCACCCCAATCACAGCATGAACCTACCCAGGAtacacaaacaatgaacaattaATGATAACATTCACACAAATGATCTTAGTGGGAATGTTCTTGCTTGATTGGTGGGTTATTGGGTACAGCTGGTAGTTGAAGGAAAAATTAAACTTATTACTGAAATGATTATTCAGCAGACAGGTGTAATTCTGAAGTAAGGACGATGGTGGAATATTACCTTGTGGTTGAGCAGGACAGAACAACCTGGCTCCAGCAAATCCTTATCTACAAAAGACAAAATGCTGACATAGTGCTCTGATCCCACTGAGGTGGAAACAATGGCGTGGTTGTCATCTATGATTTCCTCCAGGGTACCCACAGACATGGGTGTCCCTCTCAGGTCAtccacctttgacctttcctccTGTTAAACAGAGGcaatatgttgattatttttccaACCATTCGACCAAATATGCAGCACAAAACCATTTTTCCGGGACTAAAGTAACATCTGACCTCCTGCTTCTCTTCCAGGGGTTTCATCTGCTCCTGGTTCCTGATGAACTCCTCCTCCATCAATAGGTAGTCTTTGATCCGCTCCTGCTTGAGCAGCTTCAGACGACATTGAGTGTGAGGGGTAACTGAAAAATAGCACATGTAGaacttgcattaaaaaaacatgtggtaAATAGTCTTTATTGTATGTATATTAACACGTGCTAGCaaagctgtcaggagcaacatggagTTGAGTATCTTTCCCAAGGACATATGATGTGTAGACAAGCAGAGTCGAGGATAGAACTCATGACGTTCTAGCTGAAATAATCTGCTGTACCGCAGAGCCACAGCCCCTGGGTTCGACAGTCTTCTACAAGAACATCAACTTTTGTCAGTGTCTTACCCAATGGTAGTTTGCTGGCAGCATCTGGTCCcttggtcttcttctttttctttccaactCTGGTGGGAATTGGAGGCTCATACTTCTTTTTCTTATCCTTCAGTAAGAAGTGCAAcaacaaatgtaagaaagggTGCTCATATTTTAGAACATTTACAGAGCAGTGATTTGTAGTAACAGAAACCACCTTTGGCAAATACTT from Solea solea chromosome 17, fSolSol10.1, whole genome shotgun sequence carries:
- the LOC131444160 gene encoding 26S proteasome regulatory subunit 4; protein product: MGQNQSGGHGPGGGKKDDKDKKKKYEPPIPTRVGKKKKKTKGPDAASKLPLVTPHTQCRLKLLKQERIKDYLLMEEEFIRNQEQMKPLEEKQEEERSKVDDLRGTPMSVGTLEEIIDDNHAIVSTSVGSEHYVSILSFVDKDLLEPGCSVLLNHKVHAVIGVLMDDTDPLVTVMKVEKAPQETYADIGGLDNQIQEIKESVELPLTHPEYYEEMGIKPPKGVILYGPPGTGKTLLAKAVANQTSATFLRVVGSELIQKYLGDGPKLVRELFRVAEEHAPSIVFIDEIDAIGTKRYDSNSGGEREIQRTMLELLNQLDGFDSRGDVKVIMATNRIETLDPALIRPGRIDRKIEFPLPDEKTKRRIFQIHTSRMTVADDVTLDDLILAKDDLSGADIKAICTEAGLMALRERRMKVTNEDFKKSKENVLYKKQEGTPEGLYL